The following proteins are encoded in a genomic region of Cataglyphis hispanica isolate Lineage 1 chromosome 1, ULB_Chis1_1.0, whole genome shotgun sequence:
- the LOC126854774 gene encoding LOW QUALITY PROTEIN: fatty acid synthase-like (The sequence of the model RefSeq protein was modified relative to this genomic sequence to represent the inferred CDS: inserted 1 base in 1 codon), whose amino-acid sequence MPARIGKINNIQKFDSEFFNISTEEAHVLDPGCRMLLEHTYEAIIDAGVNPAELQGTNTSVITAISASDSYLDLTYEKLQIAGLPILGCSKNMIASRISYWLGVTGPIYNIDTACSSSHFAMVEAYRMIRSGICEAAIVASINLCINPFITHQFFCLGVLSTDGYCKPYDEEGSGYMRSDSAAVLYLQKAKNARRIYATFVYGKTNCDGFKEQGITFPSFDKQKMLLKEFYEDCNISPLELFYMEAHATGTLAGDPVELRAIDEALCAKRQLPLLLGSIKSNIGHSEATSGHCQIAKILIAMETGILAPTIHFKRPRKNMPAIIEGRVKIITEPTEYKDGYIGINSFGFGGANCHILLKPNPKLKINNETDNNLPRLVAISGCTEEAVKIILDDVQSRSIDVEYISLLHRIHNDNIKGHSYRGYIIAGSNISDNAIIKIERNVCTKRPICFIFSGLGSQCFNMGRALMKFPAFIKAIQKCDTILRPYNISVTDIIINKNKDIVDNVVHIFVGLIGLQIGIADLLTSIGITPDIIMGHSIGELICGYVDGCLTADETIMLAYYVGLAFFKSKIIDGLMAEINLNFEIMKNICPSDIDVACYNNLHNSIVSGPKNSVRTFLAKLQNENISVKEISFGSIPFHSRYVEPAKVKLLEYLNQILPQQVSPSSKWLSVNESYEWFNTSPKLSLAKYYAHHLLAPVLFSKSLRFIPNNAVTIEIASHNILQYILNDSLETTVTNVALEQFSHKPNVETFLHGIGKLYNAGLQPKIANLYPEVKFPVSRGTPMISHLIRWDHSKDWYIFRYTGKKQLTXGEVIVTIHVFDEEFIYMTGHVINGKNLLPATGYLLLIWQMVGWLKKQYYIDIPIVFEDVNFLRSTILPKQSSIDLTLMMQKGSNKFEIIEGNNTVVTGTVRIPINIEDEKICTTFIDRNDNDEEVMSTKDIYKELKLRGYQYTGEFRGLKSASIRGKNGHIVWTDNWVTFMDNMLQMMILGLNSRSLFVPTRIRKVVIDPESHIKQIEKLPNEEKHVLVQNYKHLNALISGGIEISGILATVISRQQRAIDPVLEEYKFVAHQDLDVMSLEDTTRMSVHIALECYNMINVKIMEFVEDSDQVMPENLNCLFVNKVLEDLPQIQPDIKLVATHERFKDITLSDNISTIEFDKLTKSENCLMIIGYEILTKNKHELYERLLSVIMPKGFLLTFEELDAIYDYSCLDKYGLKVILEKRTNDKIIILLRKIHDIERSQQIVHINNYEFSWIDRLKSFMNIENETRRIIVVAEGDFECGLIGLVNCLRKEPGGKMIRGVFIQDKDAPTFSLQEPLYRSQLQLDLPINVIRSRSIWGSYRHFPLPSPQPKLVKSAYVSQMVRGDLSTFCWMQSMIPLVNNDEENLVRIVYASINFRDVMTASGRLISTSVASFEQNNSSFIGMEFVGFNKNGQRIMGMCPNGGFTNVYIADKYLSWVIPDQWTMEDAATVPCVYSTCYYALYLRGKMKKGDKVLIHSGTGGVGQAAIHLALYEGCEIFTTVGSSEKRNFIRETFPSIPEDHIGNSRDTSFEQMIIQKTNGRGVDIVLNSLAEEKLQTSIRCLTKGGRFLEIGKFDMISNNSLEIFAFSKGISFHGIVLDNWIFCPKKEGKMILHNKIIEGIKKGAIKPLCRKVFERDEIETAFRYMAAGKHIGKIIIKIQKENELLDAPILAHPRYYCLEHKCYIVLGGLGGFGLELIDWLILRGAKNLVVTSRTGIKNGYQRSRVTLWQSYGVNIQIVTAVDTSRYRDCEYILKFAEEQGPVDAIFNLAVVLKDDIFKNQSPQTFEETFVSKAWTTKKMDELSRTICTQLRHFVVFSSVSCGRGNAGQTNYGMANSVMERICERRRKEGLHGLAIQWGAIGEVGLVADMREDDKELVIGGTLQQKISSCLDTLEVFLLQDRSIVSSMVVAEKKKSSQAMNPLEAVAHIMGLKNLNIVAPNVPLSELGMDSMMAVEIKQTLEREFDILLTEQDIRNLNFAALRKMINATEQEKTYDATEAATNNLDSFNMFTQKLKDSDINPNIYVELDTKREVTGNIIFLIPGIDGSASVYKLMESKIKSMAMCLQHGAINMPDVTRSVMKSAAYLLPYVMEKMKDQKEFLIVGYSFGSLIAIELARLLEAKNFIGRLILIDGAPDWIKFLSKKYFNHTSQQELQNDILLHLLKLYLESDNEMIALDLKKCSTWEEKLELITRFSEMTDMLSIENQKLLYTTFYDHIIAVQDYDISSLSRLKSSVILLKPTLTPFTFPEEDYGLHKVTESAVQIHYIEGSHITIMDKIASFINEAF is encoded by the exons ATGCCTGCTCGAAtaggaaaaataaacaatatacaaaaatttgactCTGAATTCTTTAACATATCGACCGAAGAAGCTCATGTACTTGATCCTGGATGCAGAATGTTACTTGAGCATACCTATGAAGCAATTATTGATGCGGGTGTAAATCCCGCAGAACTACAAGGAACAAATACGAGCGTTATCACAGCAATAAGTGCTTCTGATTCATATTTAGATTTGACATACGAAAAGCTTCAA atTGCTGGATTACCCATTCTTGGATGCTCTAAGAATATGATAGCAAGCAGAATTTCTTATTGGCTCGGCGTTACTGGACCAATATATAACATCGATACTGCATGCAGCTCGAGTCATTTCGCAATGGTGGAAGCTTACAGGATGATTCGATCTGGCATTTGCGAAGCGGCTATAGTCGCTAGCATAAATTTGTGCATCAATCCTTTTATCACTCATCAGTTTTTTTGCCTGG GAGTTCTATCTACTGATGGTTATTGTAAACCTTACGATGAAGAAGGTAGTGGTTACATGCGTAGTGACTCAGCTGCAGTATTGTACCtacaaaaagcaaaaaatgcaAGAAGAATTTATGCGACTTTTGTCTATGGAAAAACCAACTGCGATGGTTTTAAAGAACAAGGAATTACCTTTCCATCATTtgacaaacaaaaaatgttattgaaagaattttacGAAGATTGCAATATTTCGCCTCTTGAGTTATTTTACATGGAGGCTCATGCAACTGGTACTCTAGCGGGCGATCCTGTGGAACTTCGAGCCATAGATGAAGCTTTATGCGCTAAAAGACAGCTACCTTTGTTATTGGGTTCAATAAAGTCGAATATTGGACATTCAGAAGCTACTAGCGGTCATTGTCAAATTGCAAAG attttaatagcGATGGAAACTGGTATACTAGCACCTACTATACATTTTAAACGTCCACGAAAGAATATGCCTGCTATCATTGAAGGaagagtaaaaataatcaCTGAACCGACAGAATATAAGGATGGTTATATCGGTATTAATTCCTTCGGATTTGGCGGTGCTAATTGCCACATATTACTGAAACCAAATCCAAAACTTAAAATCAACAATGAAACAGACAATAATTTACCTAGACTTGTAGCTATTTCTGGATGTACGGAGGAAgcggttaaaattatattagatgaC gTACAGAGTCGGTCGATAGATGTAGAATATATCTCTCTGCTACATCGTATTCataatgacaatataaaaGGACATTCCTACAGAGGATACATTATTGCTGGATCTAACATATCcgataatgcaataattaaaatagaacgcAACGTATGTACGAAAAGACcgatttgtttcatattttcggGACTTGGATCTCAGTGTTTTAACATGG gtcgagctttaatgaaatttccaGCATTTATTAAAGCGATCCAGAAATGCGACACAATTTTAAGACCTTACAATATATCGGTgacagatataataataaataaaaacaaagatattgtCGACAATGTAGTCCATATATTCGTAGGCCTTATTGGGTTACag atCGGAATAGCTGATCTTTTAACAAGTATTGGTATCACTCCTGATATTATAATGGGTCATTCCATTGGCGAATTAATCTGTGGATATGTCGATGGATGCTTGACGGCTGATGAAACAATCATGTTGGCATATTATGTCGGCTTAGCATTTTTTAagtcaaaaataatagatggCTTAATGGCTGAAATTAATCTCAATttcgaaattatgaaaaatatctgtcCATCGGATATTGATGTAGcttgttacaataatttacataattctatTGTAAGTGGACCAAAGAACTCTGTAAGAACATTTCTCGCCAAGTTACAG aatgaaaatatttctgtaaaagaaatttcattcgGAAGTATACCTTTTCATAGTCGTTACGTCGAGCCGGCAAAAGTTAAACTTTTGGAATACTTGAATCAAATATTGCCGCAACAGGTGTCTCCAAGTTCAAAATGGTTGAGTGTGAATGAATCTTATGAATGGTTCAATACATCTCCAAAATTAAGTCtagcaaaatattatgcaCACCATCTGCTAGCTCCAGTATTATTCTCAAAAAGTCTGCGCTTTATTCCAAACAATGCAGTGACAATTGAGATAGCATCGCACAACATTctacaatatattcttaatgatTCCTTAGAAACAACAGTGACAAATGTCGCGTTAGAACAATTTTCTCACAAACCAAAtgttgaaacatttttgcatGGAATTGGAAAACTTTATAATGCAGGATTACAGCCAAAAATCGCAAATTTATATCCGGAAGTTAAATTTCCTGTAAGTCGTGGTACACCAATGATTTCTCATCTTATAAG ATGGGATCATTCCAAAGATTGgtatatatttcgttataCTGGGAAAAAACAATTGA AAGGGGAAGTAATTGTTACTATTCATGTTTTCGacgaagaatttatatatatgactgGACATGTcattaatggaaaaaatttattacctgCGACGGGTTATCTTTTACTTATATGGCAAATGGTTGGCtggttaaaaaaacaatattatatcgatataccAATTGTATTTGAAGATGTCAATTTTCTACGTTCTACAATATTACCAAAACAAAGTTCGATCGATTTAACTCTTATGATGCAAAAGG gTAGTAacaaattcgaaataattgaAGGAAACAATACTGTCGTTACTGGAACAGTACGAATTCCAATTAATATTGAAGACGAGAAAATATGTACTACATTTATTGATCGAAATGACAATGATGAAGAGGTGATGAGTACGAAAGATATCTATAAAGAATTGAAGCTTCGTGGTTATCAATATACCGGCGAATTTCGTGGACTAAAAAGCGCGTCAATTAGGGGAAAGAATGGTCACATTGTCTGGACTGACAACTGGGTAACATTTATGGATAACATGTTACAGATGATGATTTTAGGACTGAATTCGAGAAGTCTTTTTGTACCAACAAGAATTCGTAAAGTAGTAATCGATCCAGAATCtcatataaaacaaatcgaAAAGCTTCCAAATGAAGAGAAAC ATGTTcttgtacaaaattataagcatTTAAATGCTTTAATATCCGGAGGAATTGAAATAAGCGGCATTTTGGCTACAGTTATATCTCGCCAACAAAGAGCAATTGATCCCGTTCTTGAAGAGTACAAGTTTGTCGCTCATCAAGATTTAGATGTAATGTCCTTAGAGGATACAACAAGAATGTCCGTGCACATTGCGCTCGAGTGTTACAATATGATAAACGTAAAAATCATGGAATTTGTAGAGGATAGCGATCAAGTGATGCCGGAGAATTTGAATTGTTTATTTGTGAATAAGGTTCTGGAAGATTTACCGCAAATTCAACCCGATATTAAACTGGTAGCAACACACGAGCGATTCAAAGATATCACTTTGTCTGACAATATTTCTACAATAGAATTTGATAAACTGacaaaaagtgaaaattgtTTGATGATTATAGGTTacgaaattttaacaaaaaataaacacgAATTATATGAACGATTATTATCTGTCATAATGCCAAAGGGATTTCTTCTAACATTCGAAGAGTTGGATGCTATCTACGACTACTCATGTCTGGATAAGTATggattaaaagtaattttggaGAAACGCACCAACgacaagataattatattattaagaaaaatacatgataTTGAAAGGAGTCAACAGAttgtgcatataaataattatgaattctcATGGATAGACAGGCTTAAATCATTCATGAACATTGAAAATGAAACTAGGAGAATTATAGTCGTCGCAGAAGGGGACTTTGAATGCGGACTAATCGGCCTTGTAAATTGTTTGCGAAAAGAACCGGGCGGTAAAATGATTAGAGGTGTATTTATTCAAGATAAAGATGCACCTACTTTTTCATTGCAAGAACCGTTGTATAGAAGCCAGCTACAACTGGATTTACCCATCAATGTTATACGTTCCAGAAGCATTTGGGGTTCTTACAGACATTTTCCATTACCATCACCGCAACCAAAACTCGTAAAGAGTGCTTATGTTTCTCAAATG gtGCGAGGTGATCTCAGCACTTTTTGTTGGATGCAAAGCATGATACCTTTGGTCAACAATGATGAAGAAAATCTGGTAAGAATAGTCTATGcgtctattaattttagagaTGTCATGACAGCTAGCGGTAGACTCATTTCGACTTCCGTCGCATcttttgaacaaaataatagtTCCTTCATCGGAATGGAATTTGttggttttaataaaaatggacaAAGAATAATGGGAATGTGTCCAAATGG cgGATTTACAAATGTTTACATAGCTGATAAATATCTCAGTTGGGTCATACCTGACCAGTGGACGATGGAAGACGCCGCGACAGTCCCTTGCGTATATAGCACGTGCTATTACGCTTTGTATTTGAGAGGTAAAATGAAGAAAGGCGACAAAGTATTAATTCATTCTGGTACAGGAGGCGTTGGGCAAGCAGCAATTCACCTTGCGCTTTACGAAGGttgcgaaatatttacaaCGGTTGGAAGTAGCGAGAaacgaaattttataagagaaacaTTTCCCTCTATTCCCGAGGATCATATTGGAAATTCTCGAGACACGAGTTTTGAACAAATGATTATCCAGAAGACAAACGGTCGCGGAGTGGATATCGTATTGAATTCTTTAGctgaagaaaaattgcaaacatcCATCCGTTGTTTAACAAAAGGTGGTCGTTTCCTCGAAATTGGAAAGTTTGATatgatttctaataattctttagaaatatttgcattctcAAAAGGCATTAGTTTTCATGGTATAGTATTGGATAATTGGATATTTTGTCCAAAAAAAGAGGGTAAAAtgatattgcataataaaataatagaagggATAAAGAAAGGGGCTATCAAACCGTTATGCAGAAAAGTCTTTGAAAGGGATGAAATAGAAACTGCGTTTAGATATATGGCTGCTGGAAAACATATTGGCAAG ataataataaaaattcaaaaggaAAATGAACTCTTGGATGCGCCTATACTTGCACATCCCCGGTACTACTGCCTGGAACACAAATGCTATATCGTTTTAGGTGGTCTAGGTGGTTTTGGTTTAGAATTAATTGATTGGTTGATTCTACGTGGTGCAAAAAATCTAGTAGTAACCTCGCGAACTGGAATAAAAAACGGTTATCAGCGATCAAGAGTAACGTTATGGCAATCTTACGgtgtaaatatacaaatcgTTACAGCTGTTGATACTTCGAGATATAGAGactgtgaatatatattaaaatttgccgAAGAACAAGGTCCTGTAGATGCTATATTCAATCTCGCAGTTGTGTTGaaagatgatatatttaagaatcaaTCCCCACAAACATTCGAAGAAACCTTCGTGTCGAAGGCATGGACAACGAAAAAGATGGACGAATTATCGAGAACTATTTGCACTCAACTTCGACATTTTGTCGTTTTCTCTTCCGTTTCATGCGGAAGAGGTAACGCAGGCCAAACAAATTACGGAATGGCAAATTCCGTAATGGAAAGAATTtgtgaaagaagaagaaaagaaggtTTACATGGTTTGGCTATACAGTGGGGCGCAATTGGTGAAGTTGGGCTTGTCGCAGATATGCGAGAAGATGACAAAGAACTTGTTATTGGAGGTACattgcaacaaaaaatatcttcttgTTTGGACACATTAGAAGTATTTCTGCTACAAGATCGGTCAATTGTAAGCAGTATGGTTGttgctgagaaaaaaaaatctagccAAGCAATGAATCCACTTGAAGCGGTTGCACATATTATGG gtctgaaaaatttaaacatagtGGCGCCAAATGTACCACTGTCTGAACTAGGCATGGATTCAATGATGGCAGTAGAAATTAAACAGACCTTAGAGAgagaatttgatattttattgacagAACAAGATATTCGAAACCTCAATTTTGCTGCGcttagaaaaatgataaatgcaaCCGAGCAAGAAAAGACGTATGATGCTACTGAAGCTGCTACAAATAATTTAGACAGTTTTAACATGTTTACACAAAAACTTAAGGATTCTGATATAAatccaaatatttatgtagaacTTGATACAAAAAGGGAAGTTACTggaaacataatatttcttataccaGGAATCGACGGATCTGCAAGCGTATATAAACTGATggaatcgaaaattaaatctatggCAATGTGTTTGCAACACGGTGCAATTAATATGCCGGATGTTACTCGTTCAGTAATGAAATCAGCTGCATATCTTCTGCCT tatgtaatggagaaaatgaaagatcaaaaagaatttttaatagtggGTTATTCATTTGGATCCTTAATTGCTATCGAATTAGCAAGATTATTAGAAGCTAAGAATTTCATTGGACGGTTAATACTTATAGATGGAGCACCTgattggataaaatttttgagtaaaaaatattttaatcatacttCACAACaagaattgcaaaatgatattttacttcATCTTCTAAAACTATATCTCGAATCTGACAATGAAATG ATTGCGTTAGACCTGAAAAAGTGCAGTACATGGGAGGAAAAATTAGAACTTATTACTCGCTTTTCGGAGATGACTGATATGTTAagtattgaaaatcaaaaacttttatatacaacGTTTTACGATCATATAATCGCTGTACAAGATTATGATATATCTTCATTGTCACGCTTAAAATCatctgtaatattattaaaacctaCACTTACACCTTTCACTTTTCCTGAAGAGGATTATGGTCTACATAag GTTACTGAAAGTGCAGTGCAAATTCATTACATAGAAGGTTCTCATATCACAATAATGGACAAAATAGCATCATTTATTAACGAagcattctaa